The Primulina tabacum isolate GXHZ01 chromosome 16, ASM2559414v2, whole genome shotgun sequence genome window below encodes:
- the LOC142529030 gene encoding large ribosomal subunit protein eL37x, translated as MGKGTGSFGKRRNKTHTLCVRCGRRSFHLQKSRCSACAYPAARKRTYNWSVKAIRRKTTGTGRMRYLRHVPRRFKTNFREGTEAAPRKKATAASA; from the exons ATG GGTAAGGGGACGGGGAGCTTTGGGAAGAGGAGAAACAAAACCCACACACTGTGCGTGAGGTGTGGCCGCCGCAGCTTCCACCTCCAGAAGAGCCGATGCTCCGCCTGTGCTTATCCCGCCGCTCGCAAGAGGACAT ATAACTGGAGTGTGAAGGCGATTCGTAGAAAGACTACTGGAACTGGACGAATGAGGTATCTTCGCCATGTACCCCGCAGATTCAAGACCAACTTCAGAGAAG GTACCGAAGCTGCACCCAGGAAGAAGGCAACAGCAGCTTCTGCTTGA